taattaaaaaaaaaaattataaaaataaatccattgcaacaaaaagaataataataataacaaaacagtGAGACAACAattattatcattttaaattccaacgaaaaaatactttaaaattattaaataccaATAAAACATTCCTACAAAACACACAAAGAACTGAAAccttaaataattacaaaaatgtcGCCCTTTGAAAATACATCTGCCCTTAGTGCTACCCTCTCCACGACCACTTATGTGGCACAGAATTTCACCGCACCATCACCATCACAATCCTCATTTGAAGatgatttttatgaaatcaGCAGTTTAGTGCGTGTAACGGTACCATTGTGCTTTGGAGTCATTGCTGTAACCGGTTTCTTTGGCAACATCTTGGTCATACTGGTCGTGTGTCTGAACAAACAAATGCATTCAACAACAAATCTATTAATTGTTAATTTGGCTGTGGCCGATTTACTGTTTGTGGTCTTTTGTATTCCTTTTACGGCTGCCGATTATGTGGCGGACACATGGCCTTTTGGTGACTTATGGTGTCGTATCGTGCAGTATTTGATTGTAGTCACTGCCTTTACGAGTATTTACACATTGGTTCTAATGTCAATCGATCGTTTTTTGGCTGTGGTACATCCCATACGTTCACGTATGTTGCGTACGGAAAAAATTACCAAGATTTGTATTATTACCATATGGACGGTAATTTTTATGGCTTCGTTGCCGGTGGCTATATCGCATGGAGTAGTGGTAAGttgttgtttgaaaaaaaatttaaaaccaatcgGTTTCAGTTAATTTTCAATTCAGGCATTTGTAGACctattttctagattttaaatatcaaccgaatcatgtatgtaagttatttgggaggcTCGAACTGTCAAATTCACTAGAGTTTGTTGTTGCGATTACCACAACAAACGCAAGAGCaactaaaacaacaaacaatCTTTGACAACTCCAGCCAACATAAGCAAAAATGTTTAGAAGCTcggtaaatgaaataaatatatattctgggtcctaaTAGATTTTAAGACGATCTAACTATGTCCCCCTCATAAAATGACTTgaatattcataattgtcttgtaataattaaatagtgctgaaattggacataaacaagttgtatatgaacctaaatctttctatcaCATAATTTTCGGTTCTTGATTTCCGTTTTAGGTCTTGAAAACCACGGATTCTGTATCGGTTAAAACCAAAACCCTAAACTGTAGTTTgatgtatgatttaaaaacgtatatattgttacgaaattgtacttgaattcaaatataaccattttaacggctgatttaaaagttgcataatgctttcaaatagcagtgcctctcaaactataacatatctgtgggcattattaacattgaataaaagctttcagttgaccattgatcgtaagtatggcaacgctgtttgctgcgacagtatattcaaattcgaatattcagttaaagaacattgtagaaatagagctttctagatggtaatgcagtgttataaattgtggcagaggttgcagtcgtgagtgagtttatcagagacgcttttcgaataaacatcaactgagtgccttaaagtgtgctgtattttaaagtgaattcgtgtacattataaagtgtgtctgtatttctgtgaatttataaacgtgtataaaaaaacattgagtggctatttaattctgttgttgtacatttgaataaataaagagttgttacaattttcaaactactaaacggcttttatttgcaatcaaaagtatccggtttatttaaaggaaataaaccaacgttttgaaaaggttaaaacgtaacactaTATAGCAAAgtttaattcaattaataagTAAGAAAATAGGCTGagaaattaatacattttcGCAACTACCCCCGAAATTCCTCACCTGCCGACGCTCCTGTTAACTTTAAACTCATCACTATGCATTAATTGCggaaattcattttataaattttcaaaaattaattttgttaaacacattttaaaataaataaataaacacattattaatttattatacttAAATATGTATGAGTAAGTAAAAGTAAGAGTATGTTGGCCTTCATTCCGGTTCATTCCACTTGActccaaattatttcaatttaatttattaatgtgtacactattaaaataactataaatgttattaaaaataggaaatataaaatcataatagatacattttatattaaatgattTGCTATATATGTTATAAAATTCATAGAAAGTAAATATAATTCTTCTCTATGgtcattagggtgggtcgatttagcaatctatcgatttttcgatagcacaaatccaaaaataaacgattttcaatttaaaaattcaaaaaatagtagatttttgctgttttttgggcgaaaaggtgactttactctttttttattaaaaaaaaaaaaactttcttta
The nucleotide sequence above comes from Calliphora vicina chromosome 1, idCalVici1.1, whole genome shotgun sequence. Encoded proteins:
- the AstA-R2 gene encoding allatostatin-A receptor, which translates into the protein MSPFENTSALSATLSTTTYVAQNFTAPSPSQSSFEDDFYEISSLVRVTVPLCFGVIAVTGFFGNILVILVVCLNKQMHSTTNLLIVNLAVADLLFVVFCIPFTAADYVADTWPFGDLWCRIVQYLIVVTAFTSIYTLVLMSIDRFLAVVHPIRSRMLRTEKITKICIITIWTVIFMASLPVAISHGVVRTNDPGVPEFEMCQFMETDFLSLSAYQTIFFASSYLLPLMVISGLYVRMITRLWRQGSGVRMSVESQRGRKRVTRLVVVVVIAFASLWLPVQVILLLKALDFYHADTKLTVILQIVAQTLAYMSSCINPVLYAFLSDNFRKAFHKAINCSNRFQNYSSDLPPARKTSYARTSSTGF